GTGCAACTGCCGCTGCCCCGGCACCTGGACGCCCACCGGGTGATCGAAACCATCGCCCCGGAAAAGGACGTCGATGGCTTTCACGTCGCCAACGCCGGGGCGCTGATGGTCGGGCAACCCGGGTTTTGGCCGTGCACGCCACACGGCTGCATGAAGATGCTGGAGCACATCGGCGTCGACCTGCGCGGCAAGCACGCGGTCGTCATCGGCCGCAGCAACATCGTCGGCAAGCCGATGGCGCTGATGCTGCTGCAGGCCAACGCGACCGTGACCATCTGCCACAGCGCCACCGCCGATCTGGCGCACCACACGCGCCAGGCGGACGTGATCGTCGCCGCGGTCGGCCGGCCGCGCATGCTCACCGCCGACATGGTCAAGCCCGGCGCGATCGTGATCGACGTCGGCATCAACCGTGACGCAAACGGCAAGCTCTGCGGCGACGTGGACTTCGACGCCGTGCGCGAAGTCGCCGGCTGGATCACCCCGGTGCCCGGCGGCGTGGGCCCGATGACGATCACGATGCTGCTGGCCAACACCGTGGACGCGGCCGAACGCGCCACCGCGTGACCCGCCCCGGAGCCCGATTCAGCCGCGGCGGCCGGCCAGCCACCACAGGCCGCGCAGCGCGCACAGCCACTGCAGCGCGACCAGCACGCTGCCC
This region of Tepidimonas taiwanensis genomic DNA includes:
- the folD gene encoding bifunctional methylenetetrahydrofolate dehydrogenase/methenyltetrahydrofolate cyclohydrolase FolD — encoded protein: MTAQLIDGLALSRLWRTRLTERVAALRARGVQPGLAVILVGDDPASQVYVRNKVKACHEVGIHSVLETHPADLSEDALLARVRALNTDPAIHGILVQLPLPRHLDAHRVIETIAPEKDVDGFHVANAGALMVGQPGFWPCTPHGCMKMLEHIGVDLRGKHAVVIGRSNIVGKPMALMLLQANATVTICHSATADLAHHTRQADVIVAAVGRPRMLTADMVKPGAIVIDVGINRDANGKLCGDVDFDAVREVAGWITPVPGGVGPMTITMLLANTVDAAERATA